One genomic window of Vibrio parahaemolyticus includes the following:
- a CDS encoding calcium-binding protein — protein sequence MSKTNLDLNWIFGTSGDDDLTGTKGSETTDIFFGFGGNDKFVGYGGNDYIFGGWGDDTLLGGRGNDFISGGFGNDFISGGLGNDSLFGGCGDDVIFDYSGNNFLSGGWGNDTLVIGDGESVLSGGCGDDTFVFTNRLAIGVPDQPVSSNDIEIEADVLDFNIFHDKLVFDLGKDTDGDGIRDTFLDSADDLTLSYNECGWAVFSNEEYNVEVTLNGVNSAYINYAEHHGIDIFEFA from the coding sequence ATGTCTAAGACAAATCTTGACCTAAACTGGATTTTTGGCACATCCGGAGATGACGATTTAACAGGAACAAAAGGATCTGAAACCACCGACATCTTTTTCGGATTTGGCGGTAACGATAAGTTTGTAGGCTACGGCGGCAATGATTATATTTTTGGCGGCTGGGGAGACGACACTCTGCTAGGCGGTCGTGGCAACGATTTTATTTCTGGCGGTTTTGGGAATGACTTCATCTCAGGTGGTCTAGGTAATGATTCATTGTTCGGTGGATGCGGTGATGATGTTATTTTCGACTATTCAGGCAACAACTTCCTCAGTGGGGGCTGGGGTAACGATACGCTTGTGATCGGCGATGGCGAGTCAGTGTTGAGCGGGGGCTGTGGTGACGACACATTTGTCTTTACCAACCGTCTGGCGATTGGCGTTCCTGATCAACCGGTATCCTCCAATGACATTGAGATAGAAGCCGATGTTCTCGACTTTAATATCTTCCACGACAAACTGGTCTTTGATTTGGGTAAAGATACAGATGGTGATGGCATTCGCGATACTTTCTTAGATTCGGCGGATGATCTGACCCTTAGCTACAACGAATGTGGTTGGGCAGTATTCTCTAACGAAGAATACAACGTAGAAGTCACGCTAAATGGCGTTAATTCAGCTTACATAAACTATGCTGAACACCACGGTATCGACATTTTCGAATTCGCATAA
- a CDS encoding L-threonylcarbamoyladenylate synthase, with amino-acid sequence MSQFFYVHPENPQARLINQAVAIIRNGGVVVYPTDSGYALGCQLENKQALERICQIRRLDDKHNFTLLCRDLSEISLYARVDNGAFRLLKNNTPGPYTFIFKGTKEVPRRLMNAKRKTIGIRVPNNQIALDLLEALGEPLMSTSLILPGSDVTESDPEDIRDKLEHAVDVILNGGYLGEQPTTVIDFSEGEPEVVRIGSGDPSPFE; translated from the coding sequence ATGAGCCAGTTTTTTTACGTTCATCCAGAAAACCCACAGGCTCGCTTGATCAATCAAGCAGTAGCAATCATTCGTAATGGCGGTGTCGTGGTTTACCCGACAGATTCAGGGTATGCACTTGGTTGCCAATTGGAGAACAAACAAGCGCTAGAGCGCATTTGTCAGATTCGTCGCTTAGATGATAAGCACAACTTCACGTTGTTGTGTCGCGATTTGTCAGAAATTTCTCTGTATGCGCGCGTGGACAACGGAGCATTCCGACTACTGAAAAACAACACTCCTGGTCCTTACACGTTCATCTTCAAAGGTACGAAGGAAGTTCCTCGTCGCTTGATGAATGCGAAACGTAAGACTATCGGTATTCGTGTGCCAAATAACCAAATCGCATTGGATCTTCTCGAAGCACTGGGTGAGCCATTGATGTCAACGTCATTGATTCTACCTGGTAGCGATGTGACAGAGTCTGATCCGGAAGATATCCGCGACAAACTTGAACATGCAGTTGATGTGATCCTGAATGGTGGTTACTTAGGTGAGCAACCTACTACAGTGATTGACTTCAGCGAAGGTGAGCCAGAAGTGGTGCGAATTGGTTCTGGCGATCCATCACCATTCGAATAA